Proteins encoded in a region of the Procambarus clarkii isolate CNS0578487 chromosome 28, FALCON_Pclarkii_2.0, whole genome shotgun sequence genome:
- the LOC138369378 gene encoding cuticle protein AMP1A-like — MKFTILAVVVAAAVAAPQGGYQLQPTYSAPTLRAQAPATFEIVPILRDDRVQDDNGKYNFEVEAGNSIVFSESGSPDGPEGAVVSSGQYSYTAPDGTPVLVKYVADENGFQPESDLLPVAPEFPHPIPQFVLDQIAKAAEEDAAAARAQTPELRAAASYQAPSLTYGQPQ; from the exons ACGATCCTTGCTGTTGTAGTGGCCGCTGCCGTCGCCGCCCCACAGGGTGGCTATCAGCTCCAGCCTACCTATAGCGCCCCCACTCTCAGAGCTCAGGCTCCTGCCACCTTTGAAATAGTGCCCATCCTGAGGGACGACCGTGTCCAGGACGATAACGGAAAATACAATTTTGAAGTGGAAGCTGGCAACAGCATCGTATTTTCCGAGAGTGGCTCTCCCGATGGGCCAGAGGGTGCAGTGGTTTCGTCTGGACAATACTC TTACACTGCTCCTGACGGCACTCCCGTCCTTGTGAAGTACGTCGCCGACGAGAACGGCTTCCAGCCTGAGTCTGACCTGCTGCCAGTGGCTCCTGAGTTCCCCCACCCAATCCCCCAGTTCGTGCTGGACCAGATCGCCAAGGCTGCTGAGGAAGACGCTGCCGCTGCCAGAGCGCAGACCCCTGAATTAAGGGCTGCCGCATCCTATCAGGCTCCTTCCCTCACCTACGGCCAGCCTCAGTAA